A part of Excalfactoria chinensis isolate bCotChi1 chromosome 23, bCotChi1.hap2, whole genome shotgun sequence genomic DNA contains:
- the SLC45A3 gene encoding solute carrier family 45 member 3, which produces MALNVLLHNRRAQLLLLNSLTFGLEVCLAAGITYVPPLLLEVGVEEKFMTMVLGIGPVLGLVFVPLIGSASDHWHSSYGRRRPFIWVLCLGVLLSLFIIPHASSLAGLFALNTRPLEITFLILGIGLLDFCGQVCFTPLEALLSDLFQEQDNCRQAFSMYAFMISLGGCIGYLLPAIDWGASFLAPYLGGQETCLFSLLAVIFLGCVLATLFVTEEAAAQADALDGPALKDALPKPSPSGCCSCLLSRSFLQARHVMQTLRNFCTLVPRLHSLYCRIPKVIRRLFVAELCSWMALMTFMLFYTDFVGEGLYHGVPRAKPGTDARRRYDEGVRMGSLGLFLQCVTSIFFSTIMDRMVKQFGTRTVYLASVVFFPAAAFVMCLSHSVIVVTISAALTGFTFSALQILPYTLASLYHHEKQVFLHKYKSKEERDAARSDKKSAFPKGHLSNQKLPYQNGHTGGLYSSSSSSSSPPAASSALCGSSSCDVSLMMIVGEPDSVPPGRGICLDLAILDSAFLLSQVVPSLFMGSIVQFTQSVTAYMVSAAGFGLVAIYFATKVVFDKSDMAKHSV; this is translated from the exons ATGGCTCTCAATGTGCTCCTGCACAACCGCAGGGCTCAGCTCTTGCTGCTCAACTCATTGACGTTTGGCCTGGAGGTTTGCTTGGCTGCTGGCATCACCTACGTGCCTCCATTGCTCCTGGAAGTGGGAGTGGAAGAGAAGTTCATGACCATGGTGTTGG GGATAGGACCTGTCCTTGGCTTGGTTTTTGTCCCTCTGATTGGATCCGCCAGCGACCATTGGCACAGCAGCTATGGCCGGAGGCGGCCGTTCATCTGGGTGCTGTGCCTGGGAGTCCTGCTGAGCCTCTTCATCATCCCTCATGCCAGCAGCCTGGCCGGCCTGTTTGCTCTCAACACTCGCCCTCTGGAGATCACCTTCCTCATCCTGGGCATTGGGCTGCTGGATTTCTGTGGCCAGGTCTGCTTCACCCCCCTGGAGGCATTGCTCTCAGACCTCTTCCAGGAGCAGGATAACTGCCGCCAGGCCTTCTCCATGTACGCCTTCATGATCAGCTTGGGGGGCTGCATTGGCTACCTGCTTCCAGCCATTGACTGGGGGGCCAGCTTCCTGGCCCCATACCTGGGAGGACAGGAGACTTGCCTCTTCAGCCTCCTCGCTGTCATTTTCCTTGGTTGCGTGCTGGCCACCCTCTTTGTGACCGAAGAAGCAGCTGCCCAAGCGGATGCTCTGGATGGTCCAGCACTGAAGGATGCTCTCCCTAAGCCCTCACcctctggctgctgctcttGCCTGCTCTCCAGGAGCTTCCTTCAGGCCAGGCATGTGATGCAAACCCTGAGAAACTTCTGCACGTTGGTGCCAAGGCTTCACAGCCTTTACTGCCGCATCCCCAAAGTCATCCGGCGCCTGTTtgtggctgagctctgcagctggatgGCACTCATGACTTTCATGCTGTTCTACACGGACTTTGTTGGGGAAGGGCTGTACCACGGTGTCCCCAGAGCCAAGCCAGGCACGGATGCCAGACGCCGCTATGATGAAG gTGTCCGGATGGGCAGTTTGGGACTCTTCTTGCAATGCGTCACCTCCATCTTCTTTTCGACAATCATGGACCGGATGGTGAAGCAGTTTGGGACACGAACTGTCTACCTGGCCAGCGTGGTgttcttccctgctgctgccttcgTCATGTGCCTTTCCCACAGCGTCATCGTTGTcaccatctctgctgctctaaCAGGCTTCACTTTCTCTGCACTCCAGATCCTGCCGTACACGTTGGCATCGCTTTACCATCATGAAAAACAG GTATTTTTGCATAAATACAAGAGCAAAGAGGAGAGAGACGCGGCTCGATCAGACAAGAAATCAGCCTTCCCCAAAGGCCACCTTTCCAACCAGAAGCTGCCTTACCAGAACGGACACACCGGGGGCCTCTActcttcatcctcctcttcctcctctcccccagctgccagctctgccctttGTGGCAGCTCTTCCTGCGATGTCTCATTGATGATGATAGTGGGTGAGCCGGACTCGGTGCCTCCAGGTCGAGGGATCTGTTTGGACCTGGCCATTTTGGACAgtgctttcctcctctctcaGGTTGTCCCCTCTCTCTTCATGGGGTCCATCGTCCAGTTTACGCAGTCGGTGACTGCCTACATGGTGTCAGCTGCTGGTTTCGGCCTCGTTGCCATTTACTTTGCAACCAAAGTTGTCTTTGATAAGAGCGACATGGCCAAGCATTCAGTGTGA